The following are from one region of the Synechococcus sp. CBW1108 genome:
- a CDS encoding glycoside hydrolase family 15 protein, with protein MAQSLPQSLPQSLPMTGSLETTGSTNESGLDATHPDQAWAVLQDLDGQIDRVVLARQHPITGLLPASTAHTVHGNYGDAWVRDCVYSIQCVWGLALAHRRLRGPSRRVYELEARVLQLMRGLLNAMLRQAPKVERFKHSLHRLHAIHAKFDTATGGPVVADDGWGHLQLDATALFLLQLAQLTRSGLVVLQSSHECDFVQNLVYYVARAYRIADYGIWERGDKGNHGQPERNASSIGLVKAALESLEGLDLFGPHGDNSCCLVIPHDAIVRLRRALRSLLPRESASKEVDSACLSVIGYPAWAVEDPQLRQRTLAKIRTELGGTYGYKRFRRDGHQTVVEDHTRLHYEREELAEFEHLECEWPLFWAYELITACCEERWQEARQWRQRLAAVSLDQEGGALLPELYLVPAEAIEAERRQPGSQRRVANPNVPLLWTQSLTWLSDLLLHGLITPDDLDPIGRRRPSPLGAQQVLVALVPGNAAIAAALQAAGLPVAQDSANPGPVQIGSSRALAQRLVQVGANPRLGLTGHPRVRMETMATARLYRQVGSQGDSQHAFLPAVLEEDTFYLADDPEQLVDSVRAELRLLQRHWRGSGSPLLLVPVAPGAFQANPEAFLRLGRDLQAGLLDGVPVQLAPLAELVEQGSWVALPPQASSGSKPEPPAPIPLRASTREAPLSAREEQEIERDDISIGELAERLWRSASLEEQGEVLEQLVRRLGPDSRLQGPAGSQPVRLRDLLEEVYRRALTEADWNVVRRVAGSLDLVHPQLEDALIDLLVRQKQVVVGRNYTSDSRISAPQGSARIAGLIKRFSGEDGREWMLQQELLLALDGLARREPDLLSGSLTLQLGQLLLLLTGELATEADLSPSDAFEALCDQPPHAIQRRLRAVLADLEHAKAALQRKEQLNVSGRVRWAVPAPQAELPRGGCWLQHRLRLGALGRVPRDFYPGIWDLLHHCSGIVIGDKLEKRNRLDSAPLLSEKTPGEHNFAALVDHLLSKIEAPDYRQLCTETLITLIAFVGANPAVVFANDLVLDVVIGHAVRVGWQQRHPTIAPEQYGQHKADAWDGFYLSSPADCRRWQLEALRQLAEGTLA; from the coding sequence ATGGCCCAATCCCTGCCGCAATCCCTGCCGCAATCCCTGCCGATGACTGGTTCGCTCGAAACCACCGGTTCGACCAACGAGTCAGGGCTGGATGCCACCCATCCTGACCAGGCCTGGGCGGTGCTGCAGGATCTCGATGGCCAGATCGATCGGGTGGTGCTGGCCCGCCAGCATCCGATCACCGGCCTGCTGCCCGCCAGCACGGCCCACACCGTGCACGGCAACTACGGCGATGCCTGGGTGCGCGACTGCGTCTACTCAATCCAATGCGTCTGGGGGCTGGCCCTCGCCCATCGGCGGCTGCGGGGACCAAGCCGGCGGGTGTACGAGCTGGAAGCCCGGGTGCTGCAACTGATGCGCGGCCTGCTCAACGCCATGCTGCGCCAGGCGCCGAAGGTGGAGCGGTTTAAGCACAGCCTGCACCGGCTGCATGCCATCCACGCCAAGTTCGACACGGCCACCGGAGGCCCGGTGGTTGCCGACGACGGCTGGGGCCATCTCCAGCTCGACGCCACTGCCCTGTTCCTGCTGCAGCTGGCCCAGCTGACCCGCTCGGGGCTGGTGGTGCTGCAGAGCAGCCACGAGTGCGACTTCGTGCAAAACCTCGTGTACTACGTGGCCCGCGCCTACCGCATCGCCGACTACGGCATCTGGGAGCGGGGTGACAAGGGCAACCACGGCCAACCCGAGCGCAACGCCAGCTCGATCGGCCTGGTGAAGGCCGCCCTCGAATCCCTGGAGGGCCTCGACCTGTTCGGCCCCCACGGCGATAACAGCTGCTGTCTGGTGATCCCCCACGACGCGATCGTTCGGCTGCGTCGCGCCCTGCGGAGCCTGCTGCCGCGGGAGTCGGCCAGCAAGGAGGTGGACAGCGCCTGCCTCTCGGTGATTGGCTATCCAGCCTGGGCCGTGGAAGATCCCCAGCTCCGCCAGCGCACCCTGGCCAAGATCCGAACGGAACTGGGGGGCACCTACGGCTACAAGCGCTTTCGCCGCGACGGCCACCAGACCGTGGTCGAAGACCACACCCGCCTGCACTACGAGCGGGAGGAACTGGCCGAGTTCGAGCACCTGGAGTGCGAGTGGCCCCTGTTCTGGGCCTACGAGCTGATCACCGCCTGTTGCGAGGAGCGTTGGCAGGAAGCTCGCCAGTGGCGCCAGCGCCTGGCGGCGGTAAGCCTCGACCAGGAGGGGGGTGCGCTGCTGCCCGAGCTCTACCTGGTGCCCGCGGAGGCGATCGAGGCCGAACGGCGCCAGCCAGGCAGCCAGCGCCGGGTGGCCAATCCCAACGTGCCCCTGCTGTGGACCCAGAGCCTCACCTGGCTCTCCGACCTGCTCCTGCATGGACTGATCACCCCGGACGACCTGGATCCGATCGGACGCCGTCGGCCCAGCCCCCTCGGCGCCCAGCAGGTGCTCGTCGCCCTGGTGCCAGGCAATGCCGCAATCGCCGCGGCCCTGCAGGCCGCGGGTCTGCCCGTAGCCCAGGACAGCGCCAACCCTGGCCCCGTGCAAATCGGCAGCTCCCGAGCCCTGGCCCAGCGGCTGGTCCAGGTGGGAGCCAACCCCAGGCTGGGGCTCACTGGCCATCCCCGGGTGCGAATGGAGACCATGGCCACAGCCCGCCTTTACCGCCAAGTCGGCAGCCAGGGCGACAGCCAGCACGCCTTTCTGCCGGCCGTACTGGAGGAGGACACCTTTTATCTGGCCGACGACCCCGAACAGCTGGTCGACAGCGTGCGGGCTGAACTGCGCCTGCTACAGCGCCACTGGCGGGGCAGCGGCTCACCGCTGCTGCTGGTGCCGGTCGCGCCGGGGGCCTTCCAGGCCAACCCCGAGGCCTTTCTGCGGCTGGGACGCGACCTGCAGGCGGGCCTGCTGGACGGCGTGCCCGTGCAGTTGGCCCCCTTGGCTGAGCTGGTGGAGCAGGGCAGCTGGGTCGCCCTGCCGCCCCAGGCCAGCTCGGGATCCAAGCCGGAGCCTCCGGCACCCATCCCCCTACGGGCCAGCACCAGGGAGGCCCCCCTCTCCGCCCGGGAGGAGCAGGAGATCGAGCGCGACGACATCAGCATCGGCGAACTGGCAGAGCGGCTCTGGCGCAGTGCGTCCCTGGAGGAACAGGGGGAGGTGCTGGAGCAGCTGGTGCGGCGGCTGGGGCCCGATTCCCGCCTGCAGGGGCCCGCCGGCAGCCAGCCCGTTCGACTGCGGGATCTACTCGAGGAGGTCTACCGCCGCGCCCTGACCGAAGCCGACTGGAACGTGGTGCGACGGGTCGCTGGGTCCCTCGACCTGGTGCATCCCCAGTTGGAGGATGCCCTCATCGACCTGCTGGTGCGCCAGAAGCAGGTGGTGGTGGGGCGGAACTACACCAGCGATTCCCGGATCAGCGCACCCCAGGGCAGCGCCAGGATCGCCGGGTTGATCAAGCGGTTCAGCGGCGAGGACGGCCGGGAGTGGATGCTGCAGCAGGAACTGCTGCTGGCCCTCGATGGCCTGGCCCGCCGCGAACCTGACCTGCTCAGCGGCAGCCTCACCCTGCAGCTGGGTCAGCTGCTGCTGCTGCTCACCGGGGAACTGGCCACCGAAGCCGATCTCAGCCCGAGCGACGCCTTTGAAGCCCTCTGCGACCAGCCTCCCCATGCCATCCAGCGCCGGTTGCGGGCCGTGCTCGCCGACCTGGAGCACGCCAAGGCAGCCCTGCAACGCAAGGAGCAACTGAATGTGAGCGGGCGGGTGCGCTGGGCCGTGCCCGCTCCCCAGGCTGAGCTGCCCAGGGGGGGCTGCTGGCTGCAGCACCGCCTGCGCCTCGGCGCCCTGGGCAGGGTGCCTCGCGATTTCTACCCCGGCATCTGGGACCTGCTGCACCACTGCAGCGGCATCGTCATCGGCGACAAACTCGAGAAGCGCAACCGGCTCGACAGCGCTCCTCTGCTGAGCGAAAAGACCCCGGGGGAACACAACTTCGCCGCCCTCGTAGATCACCTGCTGAGCAAGATCGAAGCCCCGGACTACCGCCAGCTCTGCACCGAAACCCTGATCACCCTGATCGCCTTCGTGGGGGCTAACCCAGCGGTGGTCTTCGCCAATGACCTCGTGCTGGACGTAGTTATCGGTCACGCCGTGCGGGTGGGCTGGCAACAACGGCACCCCACGATCGCGCCAGAGCAGTATGGCCAGCACAAGGCGGACGCCTGGGATGGGTTCTACCTCTCCTCACCGGCGGACTGCCGCCGCTGGCAACTGGAGGCCCTGCGCCAACTCGCCGAAGGCACCCTCGCTTAG
- a CDS encoding WecB/TagA/CpsF family glycosyltransferase: MAATAPESVRTGVLGVPVDVSPDVFQAALALHAGGGGQIVTLNAEMTMAARVDPELGSAIAAADLVIPDGAGVVWALGLQGYRVRRSPGIELARELLVHAASKGWRVALVGASPAVMEQLTTRLGQELPGLKFVLTAHGYQREEAWPGLEQQLVGARPDLVLVALGIPRQETWIQRLPGRRGGIWMGVGGSFDVWAGVKKRAPSWMGALQIEWLYRLIQEPSRWRRMLALPEFAWAVLRQG; the protein is encoded by the coding sequence ATGGCAGCAACGGCACCCGAATCTGTCCGCACCGGCGTCCTAGGGGTTCCGGTAGATGTCTCCCCCGATGTGTTCCAGGCCGCTCTGGCCCTCCATGCTGGCGGCGGCGGCCAGATCGTCACCTTGAACGCAGAAATGACGATGGCGGCTCGGGTGGACCCGGAGCTCGGCTCAGCCATCGCCGCAGCAGATTTGGTGATCCCCGATGGGGCCGGCGTGGTGTGGGCCCTTGGGCTGCAGGGGTACCGGGTGCGCCGCAGCCCCGGCATCGAGCTTGCCCGGGAGCTGTTGGTGCATGCGGCCTCCAAGGGCTGGCGGGTTGCCCTGGTGGGGGCCTCGCCGGCGGTGATGGAGCAGCTCACGACTCGGCTGGGCCAGGAGTTGCCCGGGCTGAAGTTCGTACTCACCGCCCACGGATACCAGAGGGAGGAAGCCTGGCCAGGCTTGGAACAGCAGCTCGTTGGGGCCAGACCAGACCTGGTGCTGGTGGCCCTCGGGATCCCCCGGCAGGAAACCTGGATTCAGCGGCTGCCCGGCCGGCGGGGCGGCATCTGGATGGGGGTGGGCGGCAGCTTTGACGTTTGGGCTGGGGTTAAAAAAAGAGCCCCCAGCTGGATGGGCGCTCTGCAGATCGAATGGTTGTACAGGCTGATTCAGGAGCCCAGTCGCTGGCGCCGAATGCTGGCCCTGCCAGAATTTGCCTGGGCAGTGTTGCGGCAGGGATAA
- a CDS encoding photosystem II reaction center protein K, with translation MAVYALQTMAQLPEAYQAFGPLVDILPIIPLFFLLLAFVWQASVGFR, from the coding sequence ATGGCCGTCTACGCCCTGCAGACCATGGCCCAGCTGCCTGAGGCCTACCAGGCCTTTGGGCCCCTGGTGGACATCCTGCCGATTATTCCCCTGTTTTTCCTGCTGCTGGCCTTCGTGTGGCAGGCTTCTGTGGGGTTTCGCTGA
- the tgt gene encoding tRNA guanosine(34) transglycosylase Tgt — protein MSFPPPFSFQITARCPRTRARCGCFHTPHGEVTTPRFMPVGTLATVKGITTDQLRGTGAQMVLSNTFHLHLQPGEQIVADAGGLHRFMGWYGPMLTDSGGFQVFSLDQINTINDEGVVFRSPRDGARIELTPERAMAIQELLGADVAMAFDQCPPYPASEAEVATATRRTHSWLERCISSHTAPNQALFGIVQGGCFPHLRQESARVVASMNLPGIAVGGVSVGEPTEEMHRIVRQVGALLPEAKPHYLMGVGTLREMAIAVAHGFDLFDCVIPTRLGRHGAALVGGERWNLKNACFRHDHSPLDRSCPCPACRQHSRAYLHHLIKSEELLGKILLSLHNITQLVRFSSAMARAIEEGCFAEDFTPWEANSPAAHTW, from the coding sequence ATCAGCTTCCCACCCCCCTTCTCCTTCCAGATCACGGCCCGCTGCCCGCGCACCCGCGCCCGCTGCGGCTGCTTCCACACCCCCCACGGCGAGGTCACAACCCCCCGCTTCATGCCGGTGGGCACCCTGGCCACTGTCAAGGGCATCACCACCGACCAGCTCCGGGGCACCGGGGCCCAGATGGTGCTCTCCAACACGTTTCACCTGCACCTCCAGCCGGGTGAGCAGATCGTGGCCGATGCCGGCGGTCTACACCGCTTCATGGGCTGGTACGGGCCCATGCTCACCGATTCGGGCGGTTTCCAGGTTTTCAGCCTGGACCAGATCAACACGATCAACGACGAGGGGGTGGTGTTCCGCTCTCCCCGCGACGGCGCCCGCATAGAGCTGACGCCCGAGCGGGCAATGGCGATCCAGGAGCTGTTGGGAGCCGATGTGGCCATGGCTTTCGACCAGTGCCCCCCCTATCCAGCCAGTGAGGCGGAGGTGGCCACTGCCACTCGCCGCACCCACAGCTGGCTGGAGCGCTGCATCTCCAGCCACACCGCCCCCAACCAGGCCCTGTTCGGCATCGTGCAGGGGGGCTGCTTCCCCCACCTGCGCCAGGAGTCGGCCCGGGTGGTGGCCTCCATGAACTTGCCGGGAATCGCCGTGGGCGGCGTGAGCGTGGGCGAGCCCACCGAGGAGATGCATCGCATCGTGCGTCAGGTGGGGGCCCTGCTGCCCGAAGCGAAACCCCATTACTTGATGGGAGTTGGCACCTTGAGGGAAATGGCCATTGCCGTGGCCCACGGCTTCGATCTGTTTGATTGTGTGATTCCCACCAGATTGGGCCGGCATGGGGCGGCCCTGGTCGGCGGCGAGCGCTGGAATCTCAAGAACGCCTGCTTCCGCCATGACCACAGCCCCCTCGACCGGAGCTGCCCCTGCCCGGCCTGTCGCCAGCACAGCCGGGCCTACCTGCACCACCTGATCAAAAGCGAAGAACTGCTGGGCAAGATCCTGCTGAGCTTGCACAACATCACCCAGCTGGTGCGCTTCAGCAGCGCCATGGCTCGGGCCATCGAAGAGGGCTGTTTTGCAGAAGATTTCACTCCCTGGGAAGCCAACTCTCCAGCCGCCCACACGTGGTAG
- a CDS encoding adenosylcobinamide-GDP ribazoletransferase, with amino-acid sequence MPKLLPALAPGWLADLAGAWVFYSVLPAWPWITPRFERIARFGPLIGLVIGGLQGFFWWLTAGWLPLGAQVALALALALLLTGGLHLDGAMDTADGLGAGPRALEAMADSRVGAFGVQALALLLLLRAAALLCLAGAAPLALVWAAFWGRMAPLVAMHGFPYLREQGSAGFHRQHWRGLGAELVPALVVLLVALLGWVWAAWPLPDGWGLVPALLVPLWLGRRLGGHSGDSYGASVEWAETLALLLSGLGLRLAA; translated from the coding sequence TTGCCGAAGCTCTTGCCCGCCCTGGCTCCAGGTTGGCTGGCCGACCTGGCCGGGGCCTGGGTTTTTTATTCCGTGTTGCCGGCTTGGCCCTGGATAACGCCGCGCTTTGAGCGCATCGCCCGTTTCGGCCCGCTGATCGGCTTGGTGATTGGCGGCCTGCAGGGGTTTTTCTGGTGGCTGACGGCCGGCTGGCTGCCGCTTGGCGCCCAGGTGGCCCTGGCGCTGGCCCTGGCCCTCCTGCTCACCGGGGGCCTCCATCTCGATGGGGCCATGGATACGGCCGATGGTCTGGGGGCCGGCCCCAGGGCCCTGGAGGCCATGGCGGACAGTCGGGTCGGGGCCTTCGGTGTGCAGGCCCTGGCTTTGCTGCTGCTGCTGCGGGCCGCAGCCCTGCTCTGCCTGGCGGGGGCAGCTCCGCTGGCCCTGGTGTGGGCGGCTTTCTGGGGCCGCATGGCCCCCCTTGTGGCTATGCACGGCTTCCCCTACCTGCGGGAGCAGGGCAGCGCCGGTTTTCATCGCCAGCACTGGCGGGGGTTGGGGGCGGAACTTGTGCCGGCGCTGGTGGTCCTGCTGGTGGCCCTGCTGGGCTGGGTCTGGGCGGCCTGGCCCCTGCCTGATGGCTGGGGGCTGGTGCCGGCCCTGTTGGTGCCCCTCTGGCTGGGGAGGCGGCTCGGTGGGCACAGCGGCGACAGCTACGGCGCCAGCGTGGAGTGGGCCGAGACCCTGGCACTGCTGCTCAGTGGTTTGGGGCTGAGGCTGGCAGCCTGA
- a CDS encoding sensor histidine kinase KdpD, whose product MQVSKRFSALLSFQLAQFADRSDVHSVVVYVTEPGTGAEPGNSRGPSLVPIGQWPITSRILPAVEANSTLRAPAEKRRWLPLRHQNVLLGAIQVETLSVPWPEGLGQRLQAVALCLTEALCLDLEQQQLQQTLRRQEAELNVLLHQLRNPLAALRTFGQLLLRRLDQDGQNRPLVEGLLAEERQLNRYIDALSRLGSPDTPTVSGETAQPLLLLPPALIGPEGEPLREWLEPLLQRSAATASLQGRPWHPPACMPSWRGDSGAVAEILANLLENAFRYSPPGTAIGLHCQPPCKPLCQPLPQGPWQLTVWDAGEPIAVAEREAIFERGFRGRQGQTCAGTGLGLALARDLARNLGGELSLVLPPAAIAPELPDQGNAFCLRLPASAPNH is encoded by the coding sequence ATGCAAGTCTCAAAGCGCTTTTCAGCCCTGCTGAGCTTTCAGTTGGCCCAATTTGCCGACAGGAGTGATGTGCACTCCGTAGTTGTCTACGTGACTGAGCCAGGTACTGGCGCCGAGCCTGGCAATAGCAGGGGGCCAAGCCTGGTGCCCATTGGCCAATGGCCCATCACCAGCCGCATCCTGCCGGCCGTGGAAGCAAACAGCACCTTGCGGGCCCCGGCCGAAAAACGCCGCTGGCTGCCGCTGCGCCACCAGAACGTGCTGCTCGGAGCCATCCAGGTGGAAACCCTTTCGGTGCCCTGGCCTGAAGGCCTCGGCCAGCGACTGCAGGCAGTTGCCCTCTGCCTGACCGAAGCCCTCTGCCTGGATCTGGAACAACAGCAACTGCAGCAGACCCTCAGACGGCAGGAGGCCGAGCTCAACGTCCTGTTGCACCAGTTGCGCAACCCCCTGGCTGCGCTTCGCACCTTTGGCCAACTCCTCCTGCGCCGCCTCGACCAGGACGGCCAGAACCGGCCGCTGGTCGAGGGCTTGCTGGCGGAGGAGCGCCAGCTCAACCGCTACATCGATGCCCTCAGCCGACTGGGCTCCCCGGACACCCCGACGGTCTCGGGCGAGACCGCCCAGCCCCTGCTTTTGCTGCCGCCCGCCCTGATCGGGCCCGAAGGCGAACCGTTGCGGGAGTGGCTCGAGCCCCTGCTGCAGCGGTCGGCCGCCACCGCGTCCCTACAGGGACGGCCCTGGCACCCTCCGGCCTGCATGCCCAGTTGGCGCGGAGACAGCGGCGCCGTGGCGGAAATCCTGGCCAACCTGCTCGAGAACGCTTTCCGCTACAGCCCGCCAGGAACAGCCATCGGGCTCCACTGCCAACCGCCCTGCAAACCGCTCTGCCAGCCCCTCCCCCAGGGCCCCTGGCAGCTGACGGTGTGGGACGCCGGCGAACCGATCGCCGTGGCGGAACGGGAGGCGATCTTCGAGCGGGGTTTTCGGGGCCGTCAGGGTCAGACCTGCGCAGGCACGGGGCTGGGCCTGGCCCTGGCCAGGGACCTGGCCCGCAACCTTGGTGGCGAGCTAAGCCTGGTGCTGCCGCCGGCCGCAATCGCCCCGGAGCTGCCCGACCAGGGCAATGCGTTCTGCCTCAGGCTGCCAGCCTCAGCCCCAAACCACTGA
- a CDS encoding DUF3155 domain-containing protein: MSKKRKRISRRRLAGQRVLAHVPTFKLETGSHKPVTAARRYIAEELLEPPAILNVRRNEHTTDRFFWGEKGLFSAQYAEENHFLFPSLRTIVDRIGEEVLFEGIEALAADDWEEMEEYEYAFV, encoded by the coding sequence ATGTCCAAGAAGCGCAAGCGGATCAGCCGTCGCCGGCTCGCAGGCCAGCGGGTGCTGGCGCACGTTCCCACTTTCAAGCTGGAGACTGGCTCCCACAAGCCGGTCACCGCGGCCCGTCGCTACATCGCTGAGGAGCTGCTGGAGCCGCCTGCGATCCTCAATGTGCGCCGCAATGAACACACCACCGATCGCTTCTTCTGGGGCGAAAAGGGCCTGTTTAGTGCCCAGTACGCCGAGGAGAATCACTTCCTGTTCCCCTCCCTGCGCACCATTGTCGATCGCATCGGCGAAGAGGTGTTGTTTGAAGGCATCGAAGCCCTCGCTGCCGATGACTGGGAGGAGATGGAGGAGTACGAATACGCCTTCGTCTGA
- a CDS encoding alpha/beta hydrolase: protein MTPDNKATGAPDAGVIRRGPDLSEQRLVLLHGWGADADDLLDLADLLVGPAVSVVALRAPLGHPSGQGRQWYDLEEPNWPQLPAARTSLRTRLEDLATEVPLGQTVLLGFSQGAAMALDVATTGNGLPLAGLISCSGYPHPNWQPGAQAMKKILLTHGEQDPVVPYGASEMLQEQLGRSGIDADLISFAGGHTIDSSLFPALRDYLGEQWSG, encoded by the coding sequence GTGACCCCTGACAACAAAGCAACTGGCGCTCCCGACGCCGGAGTGATCCGACGCGGCCCTGATCTCAGCGAGCAGCGGCTGGTGCTGCTGCACGGCTGGGGGGCCGATGCCGATGACCTGCTCGACCTGGCCGACCTGCTGGTCGGTCCGGCAGTGAGCGTGGTGGCGTTGCGGGCACCCCTGGGCCATCCCAGCGGTCAAGGGCGCCAGTGGTATGACCTGGAAGAGCCCAACTGGCCCCAGCTACCAGCGGCCCGGACCAGCCTGCGCACCCGGCTGGAAGACCTGGCCACCGAGGTGCCCCTAGGGCAGACAGTGCTGCTGGGCTTTTCCCAGGGCGCCGCGATGGCCCTGGATGTGGCCACGACAGGTAACGGCCTGCCCCTGGCCGGCCTGATCAGCTGCAGCGGCTACCCCCATCCCAACTGGCAACCCGGTGCTCAGGCCATGAAAAAAATCCTGCTAACCCATGGAGAGCAGGATCCGGTGGTGCCCTATGGGGCCAGTGAAATGCTGCAGGAGCAACTCGGCAGGAGCGGCATAGACGCCGACCTGATCAGCTTTGCCGGTGGTCACACCATCGACAGCAGCCTGTTTCCAGCCCTGCGGGATTACCTAGGGGAGCAGTGGTCTGGCTGA
- the purH gene encoding bifunctional phosphoribosylaminoimidazolecarboxamide formyltransferase/IMP cyclohydrolase yields MAPTALLSVSNKEGLVPLAQGLVGAGYQLISSGGTAAALQAAGLPVTKVADHTQAPEILGGRVKTLHPRIHGGILARRAEASHQADLVAQGIVPIDVVVVNLYPFRETVADPAVGFDTAIENIDIGGPAMLRAAAKNHADVVVLTSPNQYDAFLEALASSALSLELRRRLALEAFQHTASYDAAISAWLAGRLGEELPLRLELPARQSLRYGENPHQQARWYSEPKAGWGAAEQLQGKELSYNNLIDLDAALATVREFGYGPAAEPAAVVVKHTNPCGVATGSDAAAALTRALDADRLSAFGGIVALNNPVDLAAAELLSSLFLECVVAPGFDGPARDRLAARANLRLLELAPEAIPQASRRHLRSLLGGVLEQELDDQPVQESGWQVVSERQPSPQELVDLRFAWKLVRHVRSNAITVAKGGQSLGIGAGQMNRVGSARLALEAAGDRAQGAVLASDGFFPFDDTVRLAAGQGITALIQPGGSMRDGDSIAACNALGVAMVMTGHRHFLH; encoded by the coding sequence ATGGCCCCCACGGCCCTTCTCAGCGTGTCCAACAAGGAGGGATTGGTGCCCCTGGCCCAGGGTTTGGTCGGGGCTGGCTACCAGCTGATTTCCAGCGGCGGCACGGCTGCGGCCCTGCAGGCAGCCGGGCTGCCGGTCACCAAGGTGGCAGATCACACCCAGGCCCCGGAGATCCTGGGCGGTCGGGTCAAGACCCTCCACCCCCGCATTCACGGCGGCATCCTGGCCCGTCGCGCTGAAGCCAGCCATCAGGCGGATCTGGTGGCCCAGGGCATCGTTCCGATTGACGTGGTTGTGGTGAACCTCTACCCCTTCCGCGAAACGGTTGCCGATCCGGCAGTGGGATTCGATACCGCCATTGAAAACATTGACATAGGTGGGCCGGCGATGCTGCGGGCGGCCGCCAAGAACCATGCTGACGTGGTGGTGCTGACCAGCCCCAACCAGTACGACGCTTTCCTTGAGGCCCTTGCCAGCTCAGCGCTGAGCCTGGAGCTAAGGCGCCGCCTGGCCTTGGAGGCCTTCCAGCACACCGCCAGCTACGACGCCGCGATCAGCGCCTGGCTGGCTGGCCGTCTGGGGGAGGAGTTGCCGCTGCGATTGGAGCTGCCAGCTCGCCAAAGCCTGCGCTACGGCGAAAATCCCCACCAGCAGGCCCGCTGGTACAGCGAGCCCAAGGCGGGCTGGGGGGCCGCCGAGCAACTCCAGGGCAAGGAGCTCAGTTACAACAATCTGATCGATCTAGATGCGGCCCTGGCCACCGTTCGGGAGTTTGGCTATGGCCCCGCTGCCGAGCCGGCGGCCGTGGTGGTCAAGCACACCAACCCCTGCGGGGTGGCCACCGGCAGCGACGCGGCGGCGGCCCTTACCCGGGCGCTGGATGCCGATCGCCTTTCGGCCTTCGGCGGCATCGTGGCCCTCAACAATCCGGTAGATCTGGCGGCGGCGGAGCTGCTCAGCAGCCTGTTTTTAGAGTGTGTGGTGGCACCTGGTTTTGATGGCCCGGCTCGGGACCGGCTGGCTGCCAGGGCCAATCTGCGCTTGTTGGAGCTGGCGCCCGAGGCAATTCCGCAAGCATCCCGCCGCCACTTGCGCTCCTTACTGGGTGGGGTGCTGGAGCAGGAGCTCGATGACCAACCGGTGCAGGAGAGTGGCTGGCAGGTGGTGAGCGAGCGCCAGCCCAGCCCCCAGGAACTGGTCGATCTGCGCTTTGCCTGGAAGCTGGTGCGCCACGTGCGCTCCAATGCAATCACCGTGGCCAAGGGTGGCCAGAGCCTTGGAATCGGCGCTGGGCAGATGAACCGGGTGGGCTCAGCTCGCCTGGCCCTGGAAGCCGCTGGTGACCGGGCCCAGGGCGCTGTGCTCGCCAGCGATGGTTTCTTCCCCTTTGATGACACGGTGCGGCTGGCGGCTGGCCAGGGAATTACGGCGCTGATTCAGCCCGGTGGCAGCATGAGGGATGGCGATTCGATCGCCGCCTGCAACGCCCTGGGCGTGGCGATGGTGATGACGGGTCATCGTCATTTTCTCCACTGA
- a CDS encoding DUF4079 domain-containing protein gives MPEALAYNLNFFHPLLMGGLLALSGYGMFLGIKAKKTRTADAADRKELIKGQFAKRHFQIGSLILVLMVLGTFGGMAVTYLNNGKLFVGPHLLVGIGMTCLIALAVSLAPLMQQGNLIARKAHVGLNMAMMTLFLWQAVSGLQILAKIWEKRPA, from the coding sequence ATGCCCGAAGCGCTCGCCTACAACCTCAATTTTTTTCATCCCCTGCTTATGGGAGGACTGCTGGCCCTCTCCGGCTACGGCATGTTTCTTGGCATCAAAGCGAAAAAAACCCGCACTGCGGACGCGGCGGACCGCAAGGAGCTGATCAAGGGGCAGTTCGCCAAGCGCCATTTTCAGATCGGCAGCCTGATCCTGGTGTTGATGGTGCTGGGCACCTTTGGCGGCATGGCAGTCACCTATCTCAATAACGGCAAATTGTTTGTCGGCCCCCACCTGTTGGTGGGCATTGGCATGACCTGCCTGATTGCCCTGGCGGTGTCACTCGCGCCATTGATGCAGCAGGGCAACCTGATTGCCCGCAAGGCCCACGTGGGCCTGAACATGGCGATGATGACCCTCTTTTTGTGGCAAGCCGTGAGTGGTTTGCAGATTCTGGCCAAGATCTGGGAGAAGCGGCCCGCCTGA